A window of Glycine soja cultivar W05 chromosome 2, ASM419377v2, whole genome shotgun sequence genomic DNA:
TTAAAGCTTGTTTCACAAAATGTCCTTATGAGCACACACTCTTTGTTAAAAGTGGAGATAAAGAAGTGAATCAAACAACTAATGGAATCTTTATTTGTCAAAAGAAATATGAGGGAGAATTCTTGGATAGGTTTCAGATGAAGGATTGCAATCTAGCAAACACACCATCGAAGTTTAGTTTAAAGCTTCACAAGGATCTTAAAGGAAATAAGGTTGACAACACACTTTACAAACAAATTTTTGGTAGTTTGATGTATTTAACTCCAACGAGACCCGACATAATGTATTCTGTAAGTATGATTAGCAGATATATAGAGGAACctacaaaattaatttgttggttGCTAAACGGATCCTTCGCTACGTGCAAGGAACCAGAGAATTTGGGCTATTCTATAAAAGGGTGAAAAATCCAATTTATTGGGCTTCACTAACAATGATTATACAGGAGATCAAGATGATAAAAAGAGTACTTCTAGTTATGTCTTTATGTTGGGAACCGGTGTCATTTCATGGTTATCTAAGAAGCAACCAATAGTTACTTTGTCAAGCACAGAAGCTGAACTTTTTGCTGCTATAGCTTGTGCttgttgtgacaccctctaccccatacgtatatgtactaataatataaggaataaataataatatagaaacttatgccccaatgtcacatcctatcagagtattgtgtcccgacgtccttcagcataaGGTTctttaaagcaattcacctagtcatctgctcccccgaacacaaagttcgagatcatcataggatccaaacacaaatagcacacagggagtgagtcatataaatgagatacaacttacttaaacataactcacgtaattccaccactgtcatttaaaattcactttttaatcattaatcatattacacatgaatcacacactttgatcaagacataataacactcatcaatttcataataaacaattagcaagcgttatgcaacaattatgttAAGACTTAAagcttatatgcaatgtggtaccatatcAGTGAAAAACCATCCTGTGGCGCTTAGGAATACATAACAAGACGCACCACACAAtgagtatgtcaggtcactctcactaagtaaaatcataaggtgaccaatcagggtcactccgttttgcgagaatgctcaaaccatatgagatcaacgtaggcttaaagaagcactcaaatcaagtgtctttacccccaaggcccaAACTTCGAAGAATCCGttagggcctcaccttcctgattcgggtctaacccctaaaacaatttttacaagcagacactactcatgaattatacaatacccatgacctcacactcgtgtttcaaacacgtttaacacattatgatacaatttaacattggttcctaactaggaacttACACTTTCTAACACTgcacataaacacttttctcaatataaacactggtcgggttattgtataattcacagctcacaacacaattattgtcacatcaagtgttaaacacacacacacacttattcacaatcaaatatcatacccacaatttaacatctcacaatgtcacaatccaccatcatatgtttacatgtatctcacaaattatcaCACGTTCAACTTTATACTTATACTCGATTTCAACCACAATATTATAAGCAAACACTGCTCattaattatacaatacccacaacctcacactcaagtttcaaacatatttaacacattgcgctacaatttaacactggttcctaactaggtaacctacactttccctttaacactgcacataaacacttttttcaaggtaaacactggtcgggttattgtataatttacaactcacaacacaagtattttcttatcaagtgttaaccacacacttattcacaactgaatctcatgttcacaatttcacaactcataatgtcacaatcaacCATCTCATGTTTACCtgtatctcacaatttaacacattcaactttgcatttatactcaatctccataacaatattataatctcaaagtaatatattattctacaattcataataatttcataatccaatataactatttattacactaatcttattcaaaacacaaacaaattatacaaaaatatttctcaatccatggggagtaaaacccctcaaacaatttcacataatcatacaacaagaatttcaatacaataaacatcccaaaataaacctcaTTTTGATCCCCTAATaattcctacacatgttcattttaatcccaattgcgataaactcatcccttacctttaaccgggctcacgtgtgtattgtGACAATAATAGTGGCATCTCTAGCGGCttcctgagattcctcaagtttttcctctgattGCTCTGATAGGGTTTCCAAACactagagagaaggagaagggattgaagtctCCATTCTACTGTCTACGTGCAATGAGTATTTCTTCCTTCATAAACcttattttgcaaatcccaacggtgaagatGTGAATAAATGAATCTTgaaccacatatcaaaatttcacaataatccaacggttaacgagtccgagatcatagttttactgagacagttTTGAGTTTCTgtgggaaaagaaaaagttgcGATACAAAGGGTATTTCTCGCAGCTCCGACATCTTTTCGTAATTTCCAGTGGTGAGAATGTTTGGAAATGAGTTCCAAACctggtgtttaaatttcacgatgatccaacggtgaatgagtccaagATCGTTGTTTTTCTGAAACAAATTTTGTGATATGCGAgaaaagagagagttttgagagaaggagaagagaaaacgaaattgagaagaagaggaggCGTCGTCAGTCTCAAAACTAACCTagcatgtctctatttatatttatagcGGGGGTAATCaaagcctattatttactctatttttattttttttattattttataaacaaatatcctatttttatttcctatcaaataaataaatcaaatatctttttttttttccttcaaaccattattttaatgaagttatttcttcttatttatttaattacaaaaatcttatcattttttttctagctaaaactctatttattttaaatgaaaaacttttttaatttaattcaccaaaaatgggatgttacacttGTCAAGCCATTTGGTTAAGGAGAATTCTTGAAGAACTGAAGTTCAAAGAACCAGGTGCAACCACAATATTTTGTAACAATAATTCAGTTATTAAATTGTCCAAGAATCCATTAAATTGTCCAAGAATCCTGTATTACATGGAAGAAGCAAGCATATAGATGTGAAACACTATTTTTTAAGGGAACGAAGCAATGATGGCACCATTGATCTATAGTATTGTAAAAGCAAGGATCCGATAGTtgatatattcacaaaatctctcaaaatttCACCTTTCCAAAATTTGAGAAAGTTGATGAAAGTTTGCTCCTTGAAagatgttaatatttttgttgcaACATTAAATTAAAGTACTGTAGTGTTCAGTTTAAGGGAGggattattaagaaaattaaaaaaaaaatatttttcttgaataGTTCAGTTATTATCCTAGTTTTAAGGAGTGTGTTACTCCACGTAGCATAATGGTTGTGTTTTTCCTTAAACATTAGGATTTCAGTTTTAGATTATGCTGAATTTAATTCCTATTTTTGTTATTCTGTTATGTAGTAGCCTATTTAATAGGCATGAGTttacttattttgaataacACAAAGAAACACATCTTTCATATTCTAGTCTTTATTTCTTTATGCGTTAACACAATTTACAAATTGTCTCACTAATTTTCTGAGAGAAATTCTATTAGgctttctctatttttctttcacattttcTCTCTAAATGTGACGATGTGCTTCTCACTTTGCTTCTTGCTTGTGTGCTCTTGCATTGTAGGGCTCTCCTCAATTTATAGAGGGCTTTGCACCTGGTGGAATTAATGAATGTAGTTGGAAGTAGAAAATTTTCTACCTTCCTTTGCACCATTTCATATTTACTTGGTGGAAAAATTCCACATGTTTCACTTGCACCGTGTTAATGCACTAATTCTATCATTCACACTGGCTGGACAAATCCGACAAAGCCTGCATGATCAAACGATTCAAGTCAAGTGAATTAAGAGCATGAAAAGCTAAGCAAATAATATGAAGGGTAACAAGTTCAAATACCTGCAACAATTGAAAAGCAGATGTGacgaccttatattctcttccTGCAAATGCACTTGAAAGATTGACCTGAAAAGTCTTTATGCATGGTTTATGTCAAATACCAGCTTCACATGGTCTACATCGAATAAATAAAACTATCTAGAGTGAATGAATGATAATATATCACAAAGAGCATGCGATAATTCATGTAATTAATTCTGAGGCAAAGGCAATATAGAAGCATGCAAAAAATCTCTAAATGAAGTTACCTATGAAATTTGTACATGCTTCCAATAGGACACTCATGGTATAGAAGATTCATGAATCAGTGTCATGGTGCCTTCAGACACATGTCAGGGTTTGCTGACATGAGTCATAAGATGGTGAAAAACATCTATTAAATTTAATAGTACCCTATTATcacatatatatgatatatccaTTTGAAATCATTAACACCGTTTGTGCTAGAGTCATCAGTCATGTAATGATCTTTGATACCACTTTTAATCATCAAAGTTTTCTTTGCCTGTCATTAACtatagaagtattttttttggcaaatttaTCATTTGCCGTTGCTTTTTCATGGAATGTATTCCCttcatatttgttttaatatatatttgctGCTTCAATTCTTGCGGATGACAAAGATGATATGCATGTTTCATTTTTGTGGCTGTTCGATAATATTTAATCTTGAGTTTTAGAAATCATTTCATTTTTAGCTTTTAGTGAAATATTTATGCTTgacaaaaaatagtaaattttcATCTAGAttgcaaaaaatatattttcataaagaAGTAATTTCTTACTTGTCCATCAACAGATAATCCATCAGCAAGAATTAAGAAAAGAGATTGTCATTCAAATGTGTGTGTAGATTACAACACAAGTACGCAAGAACCATTGTTGATCCTTGCCTTGCTGCTAAGGATGCGGACAAGGCCACGAGAAAGTCAAAATCTACAACATTAACAGAAACTCTACAACAAAGGGAAATAAACAAAGTTAGAATATTGTCCTAAAAAAATGTATCAAACATATTTCCAGAAGATTATCTGCATCGGTCTTTCCACTTAGAGTCATGCCGGGTTCAAATAAAAAAGCTATGACTTGATTATCAATTGGAAGTAATTAATAAACAGAGAAgataaagtataaaataatagttcaaaaaattcttaaaatttcacaaaattaaaataatattaaaacattaaattaaacttaGATGGGTCCCCTTCAATTGTTATACCAATGTTATCTTttcaataacaacaataataaagaagtatcattaaaatttattataaaagtatCCGAATACACTTTTCAATAATGGTTTAATTAGCCAAGCTGTTTAATCTTCATTTGTtacaaaaattatcataatgCGTACAAAACCATTGTCTTTATAGTTGCAAAAAGTATCAAATCATagaatatacatattttgtatGTATTAAAGGTATTCCTAGGCTAACAATTAGAGACTAGTCCCTTTGGAGGTGAAGAGTGGGTAATAAAAGCCTTTTACTATTTGTTGATGTGTATAGAAGAAAATATACATGGTCTGTAATCGAACCCTTGGCCTTGTCAACATTTTAAGAGGTCAAACTTTTATTTAACTATATAGGACATTGTTGGTATATAATTTGATGTGTATAGAAGAAAATTCCTTTCATTCAAAATagcaaaaataagttgtctaaaACAATACATTATGGAAaccaaaaagtgaaaaataatacCTTCAACTTTTGAATGTGTTTGTGTGAGAATTCCTTCTACTCTTCTGGTTCACCGATGATAACTTGTTTGATATGTGATATTTTGTGCCAATCTAGTCCAACTCCTGGCTGACATCTTTTGCATAATTCAGGGCAATCATTAATTTCTAAATGTTCAAGGTTTGTGAGGTGATGCATGCTATCAGGGAGTGAGAGCAGCTTTGGACAATGTTCAATCATAAGTAGTTTGAGACAATTCAAATTAGAAAGCCATTCAGGAAGCTCTTCGAGATTGTTACAGCCAACAATTAACAAGGAATGCAATGTGCTAGCAGATCCTCGCAACCACCGAGGCAAAGTGACCAGTTGTGACAAACTTTGAAGAACAAGTAACTTTAACCTTGAAGCAGGGATTTCATTGCCAAGGCCCATTGACAATTCCAACTTACTACAATTGAAGATAACCAAACTCTCTAAATTTTTAATGGCATGAAACGAGAAAGACTTTAGACTCCCACAAccagaaaaattcaaaaatctaAGAGTAGAAATTTGTATCTCTTCAAACAATGACTCCAAATTATTGCAAGAATGGAGTTCTAATGTTTCTATAGAAGTCAAATTTGCAATCTCTTTATCTGGAAATTCTGGTTGCCTTGTGGTTACAAGCAGCTGACGAAGGctgattaattttcttattcctTTGGGCAATTCATGTAGCTTTATGCATCCTCTGAGGTCTAAAGTTTGCAAATTCTGGAGCTTGTACATTGAATGAGGGAGTTCCTCAAGTTTTTGGTTACCCGAAAGATCAAGATATCTTAAGTGTTTCAACTTTCCAATGCTGCAAGGCAAACTCTCGTATTTAGAATAACTTAAGTCTAAAACTCTCAAGTATTTGCACCTCGACACCAACGTATACAAGAAAGCTTCGTTGGTAGCTTCCACAGGGAAAATTATAGTTCTCAGACCTATGGGAACGAGATCAATGCCAAGCATATTATTTTCAGTGAATGACAAATGTTGGGCATGCTCATATATATTTGGACTGTGgggatataaaatttgaaactcACCTTTTGCAACATACACTGCAAGATCACGCACTAAATCATGTAATTTAAATCTGCAAGTACTTCCCATGTCTAGAAAATCTGTAAGAAAAGATCTTAACCATAGTTCACGCAAAAATTGATTGGCAACATCATGTATTGTTTCACCTTCCTTTGGTTGTGGAAGAAAACCAAGTGCCTCCCACAGTAATGTAACATAAAAACTAGAAATATCAAAGTCCTCAGGGGCAAGGGAGAAGCATGCAAAGCATCGTTTTAAATACGAAGGTAGTTGATCATAACTTAATTCAAGAGCAGGCAAAATGTCTTGTTCATTTTGTGGTAAATTCCAAATCTCATTGTCTCTTAGAGACTCCCACTCTTGTCTATTAACCCTTGAGACTAGAGAACTTCCTAGTGTTCTTACTGCCAACGGTATCCCTCCACATTTTTTCAGAATTTCTTTCCCAATCTCCACCAATTGTGgatgttttctctcttctccatcatcaaaaGCCGATTTGAGAAATAGAGATAAGGAATGTTCTTCCGAAAGGCCTTCTAGACGGTAATAGTTAGACGATTTAGTGCGCATCATGACAGCTATTGCGTGGCTACGAGTAGTCACTAGGATTTTGCTCCCTTCAACACCTATGTCTATGATATCCTTCAACTCATTCCATTTAACACGATTTTCGTTCCATACGTCGTCCAAGACAAGCAAGAACTTCTGACGATGAAGAGTATTTCTCAAACGATTTTGAAGTTGCTCCATCTCAAAGTTTTTGAAGTTTTCATTCCTCGGGTTAGGAGTAGAATTAAGGATTTTAATAAGCACGTTCCTAAGTTCAAAATCATTAGAGACACACACCCACATCTTCAACGGGAAACATTCATCAATGATCAAGTCATTGAACACCAACTTTGCAAGCGTGGTCTTTCCCATGCCTCCGAATCCCTCGATAGAAATAACAGAGGGACTCGTGTCATTACCATCTTGCAGCAAAAgctctattattttctttttatcatcttCCCTTCCTATGACATTTGAGGCATTTACATGGGAATGAGTCATTTCCCTCCTATGCACGACACGAGTATCCATgtcattaatttgaaggccaaaCATGTGCCTATCAGCTGCAACCTTCTCTAACCTGTTCTTGATGCCTTTTATCTCACGTGCCATTCTTA
This region includes:
- the LOC114392851 gene encoding putative disease resistance protein RGA4; translated protein: MAESLLFSVAESLLGKLASRAVEKASLAMGVYHDLQQMRVTMALVKALLLDAEQKKQQNNALSEWLRQIKRVFSDAEDIVDNFECEALRKHVVNTHGSVSRKVRRLFSTSNPLVYRLRMAREIKGIKNRLEKVAADRHMFGLQINDMDTRVVHRREMTHSHVNASNVIGREDDKKKIIELLLQDGNDTSPSVISIEGFGGMGKTTLAKLVFNDLIIDECFPLKMWVCVSNDFELRNVLIKILNSTPNPRNENFKNFEMEQLQNRLRNTLHRQKFLLVLDDVWNENRVKWNELKDIIDIGVEGSKILVTTRSHAIAVMMRTKSSNYYRLEGLSEEHSLSLFLKSAFDDGEERKHPQLVEIGKEILKKCGGIPLAVRTLGSSLVSRVNRQEWESLRDNEIWNLPQNEQDILPALELSYDQLPSYLKRCFACFSLAPEDFDISSFYVTLLWEALGFLPQPKEGETIHDVANQFLRELWLRSFLTDFLDMGSTCRFKLHDLVRDLAVYVAKGEFQILYPHSPNIYEHAQHLSFTENNMLGIDLVPIGLRTIIFPVEATNEAFLYTLVSRCKYLRVLDLSYSKYESLPCSIGKLKHLRYLDLSGNQKLEELPHSMYKLQNLQTLDLRGCIKLHELPKGIRKLISLRQLLVTTRQPEFPDKEIANLTSIETLELHSCNNLESLFEEIQISTLRFLNFSGCGSLKSFSFHAIKNLESLVIFNCSKLELSMGLGNEIPASRLKLLVLQSLSQLVTLPRWLRGSASTLHSLLIVGCNNLEELPEWLSNLNCLKLLMIEHCPKLLSLPDSMHHLTNLEHLEINDCPELCKRCQPGVGLDWHKISHIKQVIIGEPEE